CAGGCCGGTCAGATCGAAGCCCGGGTCGGTCCGCGCGATCGGCACCGTGGCGCCGTCCTTCAGCGCGGCACCGCGCTGTGCCCCCTGGATCAGCGAGATGTAGCGCTGGCCGAGGAGGTTCTGGTAGCGCATGACCAGCTTGGTCGTGTCGAGCAGCGGCTGGTCCTTGACCAGCTCGACCTTGATCTCGGCACCGTCGGTCGTCGCCTTGATGTCCTTGACCTGGCCGACCCGGACGCCGGCCGCCTTGACGTCGTCACCGACGCGCAGGCCGCTGACGTCGGCGAACTCGGCCTTGAACTCGTGGGTCCCGCCGGGCACGCCGTTCTGCATGGTGTTGACCAGCAGCAGCAGCATCAGCCCGCTCACGATGGCGAACGCGGTGAACTTGATCGCGATCGAGCGCAGCCCGGTCATCGGCCCTCCCCCCAGAGTCGTCCGACACCCGCGGGGTCGGTGCTGCCCGTGCGGTAGACGGGCTGCTGGCCGCTCGTGTAGTAGGGCGGCGGCGAGAGGCGCAGCGTGCCGTCGGTCTTCACGAAGCCGCCGCGGACCGCCTCGGGCAGGTTGGTGCCGAGCAGGATGTTGACCGCCAGCGCGTCGGTGATGCCGGCCTTGCGGTTGTCGTAGACCGCGTCGAGCAGCACCGCCGATCCGTTGATGAAGTCCACCAGGTTCTTCTCGTTCTTGTTCAGGAAGGCACGCGAGGTCTTCGCCAGGTTGGTGCCGCCGCTGATGAGCGCCGTGATCGCTGCCTCCTGGGTGACGATCGTGTGCAGCGTGACCAGGACGTCGTCGGTCGCGTCGAGCAGGTCGGGCGCGATCTGGTTGACGAGCTGGGTCGTGGAGGCGAGCGCCTGCAGGTCCGCCCGGACCTGCGGCATCCGCGGGTTGATCCGGTCGAGGTAGTCGTTCAATGTGCGGACGGTCTGCCCGATCTGGCCGCCGCGACCGTCGAGCGCCTCGGCCGCCGAGCCGATCGCCGAGGCGAGCTCGGCCGGGCCCAGCGCCTTGACCAGGCGGTCGATGTCGTCGAGGGCCTGCTGCAGCTCCAGGGTCTCCTGGGTGCTGTCGGCCTGCACCTTCGCGCCGGCCTTGAGCTCGCCGGCGGGCTTGCCGTGCACGACCAGGTCGACGAACGTCGTACCGAACACCGTGGCGGGCAGGATCCGCGCCACCACGTTGCCGGGCACGACGTCCATGTCCTTCTTCGACATCTCCATGTCGACGGTGACGCCGCCCGAGGCGGCGCGGCTGATCTGGGTGACCTTGCCGACGATGACGCCGTTCATCTTGACGTCGGAGCCGGACCGCAGCGCGCCGCCGGCGTTGGCGACCTCGGCGGTGACGTGCGGCTTCGAGCCGAACGTGCCGTTGCTGCGCAGGGTGATGAAGGCACCGATGACGGCGAGCGCGACGATCGCGATCAGGCCGCGTCGGGCCAGCTGGTTGCGGGAGATCTCTCGAGCCATGTCGTCACCTCACCCGGAGATCCGGAAGCCCGGGTCGCCGCCCCAGAACACCAGGGTGAGGACCATGTCGAGGAGCACGATCGAGACGATGCTGGCCCGGATGCCGGTGCCCGTCGCCTCGCCGACGGCCTGCGGACCGCCGCCGACGCGCATGCCGTACCAGCAGTGGATCAGGGCCACGGTCAGGGCGAAGATCAGGATCTTGATGATCGAGAAGACGATGTCCCTGCCCTGGATGAACGTCGAGAAGTAGTGGTCGTACTGGCCTGGTGACTGCCCGAACAGGATGACGACCGAGGCCTGCGAGGCGACGTAGCTGCCGATCAGGCCGATCAGGTAGAGCGGAAGGATCGCGACCATGCAGGCGATGACCCGGGTGGTGCAGACGTAGCGCACGGCGCTGACCGCCATCACCTCGAGGGCGTCGATCTCCTCGTGGATCTTCATCGAGCCGATCTGGGCGGTGAACCGGCAGCCGACCTGGGCGCCGAGCGCCAGGGCGGCGATGAGCGGCGCCAGCTCACGGGTGTTGACGCTCGCGGAGATGAAGCCGGTGAGCGGCGCCAGGCCGACGATCTCGAGGCCGTTGAAGCCCTCGATGCCGATCGACGTACCGGCGGCGACCGAGAGCAGGATCATCACGCCGACCGTGCCGCCACCGACGAGGAGGGCGCCGCTGCCCCAGGCGATGTCCTTGATCTGGCGCAGCACCTCCTTGGGGTAGAGGGCGATCGTCGCGGGGATCTCGCGGAAGACCTTGCCGGAGAAGCTCACGAAGGAGCCGAGCATCGCGAGCGTGCTCATCACCGAGTCGGCGATGCCGACGAGTGCGTCGGAGAACCGGGCTCCGACGCCCCGACCGAGCTGGACCCCGGACATCAGGCACCTCCGGGGAAGAGCATCACGTAGGCCTGGGTCAGCCCGACGTTGATCACGGCGAGGATGATGACGCTGAGCACGACGGCCTGGTTGACGGCGTCGGCCACGGCCTTCGGTCCGCCGTGGGCGCTGAGTCCCTTGTGGGCGCACACGATGATCGCGACGAAGCCGAACAGCAGGCCCTTGAACTCGGCGAGGATCAGGTCACCCGGTTGGGCGAGCCCGACGAAGGAGTCGAGGTAGGTGCCCGACGAGATCTGGCCGCCGCCCACGACGATCACGAACGCGGTCGTCATGGCGGTCATCGCGACGATGATCGTCAGCAGGACCGAGACCAGCAGGGCCGCGAGGATGCGGGGCGCGACCAGCCGCTGGATCGGCGAGATGCCCATGACCTTGAGGGCGTCGATCTCCTCGCGCACGGTGCGGGCACCGAGGTCGGCGCACACCGCGGACCCGACCGCGCCCGCGATCATCAGCGAGGTCACGAGCGGCGCACCCTGCCGGAGCACGCCGATGCCGTTGACCGCACCGATGAAGGACTGGGCGCCGATCTGGTTGGCCGCGGCGCCGATCTGCACGGACGTGATGACGCCGAACGGGATCGCGACCAGGATGGTCGGCAACAGCGAGACCCGGGTCATGAACCAGCACTGCAGCAGGAACTCGGACCACGAGAACCTGCGGGCGACGATGTCGGAGAACCCCCACTGGATGGACTCCACGGCGAGCTTGACCAGCTCACCGGTGGTGATCACCCCAGCCCTGAACCGACCGGTCATGTTGTCGAGGACGGACCGTCCCCCGGCGACCACGGTGCTCATCAGGGCAACCGCCTCTCGTGCATAAACACCCCTGCCTGTCTCACCGGTGGAACCGGTTCCAGCCAGCCCCCCGTGACTGCCTGTTGCTCGGTGTAACACTTATCACGCAATTTGGTCACGGCTCCTGAGATGTTCACGTGGCGCCATCCGCGGACCGCGCCGGGGGCGGTGCAGCCCGGCGGCCGCCACGAGGAACGGGACGCGGCCCCGGTGCCCCGCCCAGGGGCGCAGGTACCGGGCCAGCTCGGCGTCGTCGAACAGCCGTCCCTCCAACGCCCAACCCACGTCCTTGGCGACGTGGTAGTCGCCGAAGGACACCGCGTCGGGGTCGCCGAGCGCGCGCTGGCGGACCTCGGCGGCCGTCCACACCCCGATCCCGGGCAGTGCGCGCAACCGTGCCTCCGCCTCCTCCCCCGGCAGGCCGGCGGCTCGCTCCAGGGCCTCGGCGTGCCGGGCGGCGGTCACCACCGCCCGGCTGCGCGCAGGGTCGATGTGCAGGCGCAGCCACTCCCAGGACGGGACCCGGCGCAGGGCCGCGGCGTCGGGCTGGACCATCAGCCCGAGCGCGGCACCCGGTCCCGGCGCCGGGGTGCCGTGTCGCCGTACGAGTGCCCGGAACCCGGCGAAGGCCTCCTGGCCGGTGACCTTCTGCTCGATGATCGCGGGCACCAGGGCCTCCAGCACCAGGCCGGTGCGTCCCAGCCGCAGGTGCGGGTGCCGGCGCCGGGCCTCCGCGAGGACGGGGTGGCGCGGCTCGAAGCCGGACCAGTCGTCGGACTCGCCGAGCAGAGCGGGCAGCTGCTCGGTCGCCCAGGTGGCGCCGGGCCCCCACGCGCGCGCCGCGATCGCGCCGCTCGCGTCCTGCTCGGAGACGGTGAGCGTCGCCACGCCGTCGGGCGTGCGGCAGGCGCGCCAGTGCCGGCCGGCGAGCGCCAGCCGATGGGTCGGGTCACCTCCGCCGTGCCGCTGCTGGCGCAGCAGCGCGCCCACCGGGACGGGACGACCGGGGAGCCACACGCGCTCCGCGTCCGGGGCGACCGGTTCGTCCGGGGAGGTCACGGGAGCACTGTAGGTCCATGGCTGGTCGCTGCGCTCCGGGTCGCGAGAGACTAGGCTCTCTCACGCAACGACGAATGTCTTTCGTTCGTCACCGACCTCTTCCTCAGGCTCCGGAGGGCAGTTGAGCATCGACACGACCCGCAGTCGCCGGGCCCGCCTCGACCAGGAGGCGGTGCTCCAGGCGGCGGAGGCGCTCGTCGACCGCGACGGTTACGACGCCCTCACCATGACCTCGCTCGCCGCCGAGCTCGAGGCCCGGGTCTCCTCCCTCTACAACCACGTCGCGAACCTCGAGGACCTGCGCGCGCTGATCCAGGTGCGCGCGATGCGCCTGCTCGGCGACCACGTCCGCGGTGCCGCGATGGGCCACGCCGGCGTCGCCGGGCTGCGCGCCCTCAGCCACGCGCTGCGCGCGTTCGCCCGCACCCACCCGCAGCGGTACGCCGCCCTCACCCGCCCCCCGATCGACCGTGAGGCCTTCTACGCCGCCGCGCTCGACGCGATCGAGGCACTGGCGATCATGGGTCGCTCCGCCGGGTTGCCCGACGAACGGCTCCTGCAGAACGCCATGGCGCTGTTCGCGTGCCTGCACGGCTTCGTGTCGCTGGAGGTCGCCGGCTACTTCGGCGACCTGTCCGGCACCAATGCCGAGCTCGACCTCGACGAGGTCTACGAGCACGTGATCGACGGGGCCGTCACCGCTGCCTCGCTGGACGCCACGCGCTGAGCCCCGGCCGAGCCATGCTGCTTCGCGACCTCGTCGACGTCTCCCGCCAGGTCGCCGCGACGCGCTCGCGCAAGGAGAAGACCCGGCTGATCAGCTCGCTGCTGGTTGCTGCCCCGGCCGGGGAGCGGGCGCTGGTCGCCCGCTACCTCAGCGGGCGGCTCCGGCAGCGTCGTACCGGACTCGGGTGGCGGGGACTGCAGACCCTGCCCTCCCCCGCCGAAGCGTCGTCCCTCGAGGTGAGCGAGGTCGACGCCGCCTTCGAGGCGATGTCGCTGCTCGGCGGGCCCGGCTCGGTCGGGCTGCGCTCGGCCGCGGTCGCGGACCTGTTCGGCCGGGCCACCGCGGCCGAGCAGGAGTGGCTGCGCGCGGTCGCGGTCGGCGAGGTCCGCCAGGGCGCCCTCGAGGCGGTCGTCACCGAGGCCCTCGCAGTCGCCGCCGGCGTGCCCCTGGCCGCGGTACGCAGGGCCGCGATGCTGGCCGGCGGTGCGACGTACGTCGTGGACGAGGCGTTCGCCGGCCCGGCGGCGCTGGGCTCGGTCGGGCTGACCGTCGGCCGGCCCGTGCTGCCGATGCTCGCCTCGTCGGCGCCCGACGTGGCCGCAGCCGTCGCGAAGGCGGGCTCCGGGGTCATCGGCGTCGACGCGAAGCTCGACGGCATCCGGATCCAGGTGCACCGCGACGGCGACGACGTCCTGGTCGCCACCCGCAGCCTCGACGACATCACCCACCGCCTGCCCGAGGTGGTCGCGATCACCCGCGCACTGCCCGCCTCACGGGTGGTGCTCGACGGGGAGGCGCTGTGGCTGGCCGCCGACGGCCGCCCGCGCCCGTTCCAGGAGACCGCCTCACGCACGGCCTCGGCCGCCGCCGCGGAGTCCGTCGTGTCGCCGTACTTCTTCGACGTGCTGCACCTCGACGGCACCGACCTGATCGACCGTCCCGCCCACGAGCGCTGGCAGGTCCTCGAGGACCTCGTCCCCGCCGAGCACCGAGTGCAGCGCTGGATCGGCTCCTCGGTGGACGAGGCAGCGGCCTTCACCGACTCGGTGCTCGCCTCCGGCCACGAGGGTGTCGTCGTGAAGTCCCTCGACGCGCCGTACGACGCCGGTCGCCGCGGGTCCGCCTGGGTCAAGGTGAAGCCGGTCCACACCCTCGACCTCGTCGTCCTCGCCGTCGAGCATGGCTCCGGTCGCCGCCGCGGCTGGCTGTCCAACATCCACCTCGGTGCCCGCGACCCGTCCTCCCCCACCGGTTTCGTGATGCTGGGCAAGACCTTCAAGGGCATGACCGACGAGATGCTCGCCTGGCAGACCGAGCGCTTCCGCTCGCTCGAGGTCGCCGACGACGGGTGGGTCGTCACCGTCCGCCCAGAGCAGGTCGTCGAGATCGCCTTCGACGGGTTGCAGCACTCGACGCGCTATCCGGGCGGGCTGGCGCTGAGGTTCGCGCGGGTCGTGCGGTACCGCGACGACAAGGGCGCCGACGAGGCGGACACGATCGAGACGGTGCGGGGGCTCGCGACGCCCTGACGGGGAGATGTTGCAACACCGAGTTGCACGTCTCGTACACTTCCCCCATGGCGACCAATGCACCAGCCACCGACGGCCGTCGCAAGGCGGCGGCCGCGCGTCGGAAGGCAAGGCAGGCGGAGATCATCGCGGCGACGCGCCAGATCTTCGACTCCAAGGGCGTGCGGGACGTCCAGATCGAGGAGATCGCGAGCGCGGTCGGGATCAACCGGGCGATCGTCTACCGGCACTTCACCGGCAAGGAGGAGCTGTTCGCGCTCACCCTGGTCGGCTACCTCGAGGAGCTGCACGACGCGATGGCGGCGGCCGCGGCGAGCGGGAGTGCTCCGGGCGAGCAGCTCGAGCGGATCGTGGGGGCGTTCGTCGACTACGGCGTGGCGCACCCCGCGTTCGTCGACTGTGCGCAGGCGCTCATGGTGCGTCCCGGCGAGGAGCTCCTCGACGAGATCGCCGAGGGACCGCTCTTCCGGCTCGGGCGCGGCATCACCTCCTGCCTGACCGTCCTGTCCGACACCCTCAGCCAGGGAGTCGAGGCGGGCGCGTTCGAGCTGAGCGACGACCCGGTGCTGCTCGCCAACGCGCTGTACGCCAGCGGGCTCGGGGCCCTGCAGCTGGCCCGGCTGGGCATCCTCGTCAGCGAGGTCGCGCCCGGCATCCCGACGGTCGGGCAGATCTCGGCGGCGCAGGTGCGCTCCTACCTGGTGCGCTCCGCCCTCGCCCTGGTCACCGCCTGAAAAACCACATCGGCGTCGATCGGACGAACCTGGTTCGTCCGATCGACGCCGATGTCCTGCTCAGCGCTCCATGATCGCGACGACGCCCTGGCCGCCGGCCGCGCAGACCGAGATCAGCGCCCGACCGCCGCCGTTGGCCTTCAGCAGCTTGGCCGTGTTGGCCACGATCCGGCCGCCGGTGGCCGCGAACGGGTGGCCCGCGGCGAGCGAGGAGCCCTTGACGTTGAGCTTGGCGCGGTCGATCGAGCCGAGCGGCGCGTCGAGGCCGAGGCGCTCCTTGCAGAACACCGGGCTCTCCCACGCGGCGAGGGTCGAGAGCACCTGCGAGGCGAACGCCTCGTGGATCTCGTAGAAGTCGAAGTCCTGCAGGCTCAGGCCGTTGCGCTCGAGCATCCGCGGCACGGCGTACGCCGGCGCCATCAGGAGCCCCTCGGCACCGTTGACGAAGTCGACGGCGGCGACCTCGGAGTCGACGAAGTAGGCGAGCACCTCGAGGCCGTGGGCCTCGGCCCACTCGTCCGAGCCGAGCAGGACGGCGGACGCGCCGTCGGTCAGCGGGGTCGAGTTGGCGGCGGTCATGGTCGCCGCCTCACCCTTGCCGAAGACCGGCTTGAGCTTGGCGAGCTTCTCCAGCGAGGAGTCGGCGCGCAGGTTGTTGTCGCGCTCGAGGCCGCGGAACGGGGTGATCAGGTCGTCCTGCCAGCCCTCGTCGTACGACGCCGCGAGGTGGTGGTGCGAGGCGACGGCCAGCTCGTCCTGGGCCTCGCGGGCGATCTGCCACTCCAGCGCCGTCAGCGCCTGGTGCTCGCCCATGGAGAGCTTGGTGCGCGGCTCGCCGTTGGACGGCACCGCGAGGCCGATGTCGCCGGGGCGGATGGTCGCCAGGATCGCGAGGCGGTCCTTGGTGGAGCGCGCGTTGTTGAGCTGGATCAGCTTCTTGCGCAGCTTCTCGGAGATCGCGATGGGCGCGTCGGAGGTGGTGTCGACGCCACCGCCGATGCCGGAGTCGATCTGGCCGAGCTTGATCTTGTTGGCGATGTAGTTGATCGCCTGGAGGCCGGTGCCGCAGGCCTGCTGCAGGTCGATGGCCGGGGTCTCGGGGGCGAGGCGGGTGCTGAGCACCGACTCGCGGACCAGGTTGAAGTCGCGGCTGTGCTTGAGGACGGCGCCACCGGCGACCTCACCCAGACGTTCACCCTCCAGCCCGAAGCGCGCCACGAGGCCGTCGAGGGCAGCGGTCAGCATCTCCTGGTTGGAGGCGGTGGCGTAGGCGCCGTTGGAGCGGGCGAACGGAATACGGTTACCGCCCAGTACGGCGGCCCGGCGAACAGTCTCGGTCATGGATCAATCCTCACGCAGCGGGGCCCTCCGGAGAACCGATTGAGGGCGAGATCACGAAATGTGGACTCAGAGTTACACATCTAGTTACATGGTGTCATGACTGACAAGTACCAGGGCTTCGTGAGCTCCCCGATCGGCAAGCTCCTCGTCAAGAACCTCGGACTGCCGAACCCCACCAAGCTGGACCGCTACCAGGCCGGCGACCCGCTGGTCGACGGCACCGTCCTCGTCGGCGGCCGCGGCCGCCTCGCCGAGTCCCTGCCGGGGCTCCTCGACGTGCTCGGCATCGCCTCGGTCGGCGCGCAGACCGAGGGCGAGAAGTACAAGGGCCTGGTCTTCGACGCCACCGGCATCACGAGCGTCGAGCAGCTCGTCGAGCTGCAGGCCTTCTTCACCCCGCTGATGCGCAGCCTCAAGAGCTGCGCCCGCGTCGTCGTCATCGGTACGCCGCCCGCCCTGGTCGAGGGCAGCGAGGAGATCGCGCAGCGCGCCCTCGAGGGCTTCACCCGCAGCCTCGGCAAGGAGATCGGCAAGGGCGGCACCGTCCAGCTGGTCTACGTGGCCGAAGGCTACGAGGACTCGGTCCTGTCGACCCTCGGCTTCCTGCTCAGCCCGAAGTCGGCCTACGTCTCGGGCCAGGTCGTCCGGATCGGCGCCCACGCCGAGTCCCACGGCTCGGCGCTCGCCGACTGGACCCAGCCGCTGGCCGGCAAGGTCGCCTTCGTGACCGGCGCGAGCCGCGGCATCGGTGAGGAGATCGCCCGGGTACTGCACCGCGACGGCGCGAAGATCGTCGGCCTCGACGTCCCGCAGGCCGCCGACGAGCTGGTCAAGGTCATGAACGAGCTCGACGGCGACTGGCTCACCCTC
The genomic region above belongs to Nocardioides sp. QY071 and contains:
- a CDS encoding MlaD family protein, whose amino-acid sequence is MAREISRNQLARRGLIAIVALAVIGAFITLRSNGTFGSKPHVTAEVANAGGALRSGSDVKMNGVIVGKVTQISRAASGGVTVDMEMSKKDMDVVPGNVVARILPATVFGTTFVDLVVHGKPAGELKAGAKVQADSTQETLELQQALDDIDRLVKALGPAELASAIGSAAEALDGRGGQIGQTVRTLNDYLDRINPRMPQVRADLQALASTTQLVNQIAPDLLDATDDVLVTLHTIVTQEAAITALISGGTNLAKTSRAFLNKNEKNLVDFINGSAVLLDAVYDNRKAGITDALAVNILLGTNLPEAVRGGFVKTDGTLRLSPPPYYTSGQQPVYRTGSTDPAGVGRLWGEGR
- a CDS encoding ABC transporter permease; translation: MSGVQLGRGVGARFSDALVGIADSVMSTLAMLGSFVSFSGKVFREIPATIALYPKEVLRQIKDIAWGSGALLVGGGTVGVMILLSVAAGTSIGIEGFNGLEIVGLAPLTGFISASVNTRELAPLIAALALGAQVGCRFTAQIGSMKIHEEIDALEVMAVSAVRYVCTTRVIACMVAILPLYLIGLIGSYVASQASVVILFGQSPGQYDHYFSTFIQGRDIVFSIIKILIFALTVALIHCWYGMRVGGGPQAVGEATGTGIRASIVSIVLLDMVLTLVFWGGDPGFRISG
- a CDS encoding ATP-dependent DNA ligase; translation: MLLRDLVDVSRQVAATRSRKEKTRLISSLLVAAPAGERALVARYLSGRLRQRRTGLGWRGLQTLPSPAEASSLEVSEVDAAFEAMSLLGGPGSVGLRSAAVADLFGRATAAEQEWLRAVAVGEVRQGALEAVVTEALAVAAGVPLAAVRRAAMLAGGATYVVDEAFAGPAALGSVGLTVGRPVLPMLASSAPDVAAAVAKAGSGVIGVDAKLDGIRIQVHRDGDDVLVATRSLDDITHRLPEVVAITRALPASRVVLDGEALWLAADGRPRPFQETASRTASAAAAESVVSPYFFDVLHLDGTDLIDRPAHERWQVLEDLVPAEHRVQRWIGSSVDEAAAFTDSVLASGHEGVVVKSLDAPYDAGRRGSAWVKVKPVHTLDLVVLAVEHGSGRRRGWLSNIHLGARDPSSPTGFVMLGKTFKGMTDEMLAWQTERFRSLEVADDGWVVTVRPEQVVEIAFDGLQHSTRYPGGLALRFARVVRYRDDKGADEADTIETVRGLATP
- a CDS encoding ABC transporter permease; this translates as MSTVVAGGRSVLDNMTGRFRAGVITTGELVKLAVESIQWGFSDIVARRFSWSEFLLQCWFMTRVSLLPTILVAIPFGVITSVQIGAAANQIGAQSFIGAVNGIGVLRQGAPLVTSLMIAGAVGSAVCADLGARTVREEIDALKVMGISPIQRLVAPRILAALLVSVLLTIIVAMTAMTTAFVIVVGGGQISSGTYLDSFVGLAQPGDLILAEFKGLLFGFVAIIVCAHKGLSAHGGPKAVADAVNQAVVLSVIILAVINVGLTQAYVMLFPGGA
- a CDS encoding DNA-3-methyladenine glycosylase 2 family protein; this encodes MTSPDEPVAPDAERVWLPGRPVPVGALLRQQRHGGGDPTHRLALAGRHWRACRTPDGVATLTVSEQDASGAIAARAWGPGATWATEQLPALLGESDDWSGFEPRHPVLAEARRRHPHLRLGRTGLVLEALVPAIIEQKVTGQEAFAGFRALVRRHGTPAPGPGAALGLMVQPDAAALRRVPSWEWLRLHIDPARSRAVVTAARHAEALERAAGLPGEEAEARLRALPGIGVWTAAEVRQRALGDPDAVSFGDYHVAKDVGWALEGRLFDDAELARYLRPWAGHRGRVPFLVAAAGLHRPRRGPRMAPREHLRSRDQIA
- a CDS encoding 3-oxoacyl-ACP reductase produces the protein MTDKYQGFVSSPIGKLLVKNLGLPNPTKLDRYQAGDPLVDGTVLVGGRGRLAESLPGLLDVLGIASVGAQTEGEKYKGLVFDATGITSVEQLVELQAFFTPLMRSLKSCARVVVIGTPPALVEGSEEIAQRALEGFTRSLGKEIGKGGTVQLVYVAEGYEDSVLSTLGFLLSPKSAYVSGQVVRIGAHAESHGSALADWTQPLAGKVAFVTGASRGIGEEIARVLHRDGAKIVGLDVPQAADELVKVMNELDGDWLTLDITAADAPQRIAHHLKEKHGGVDIVVHNAGVTMDKKLANQTPERFGKVLQINLEAPERITAELLDQKVVNSNGRIIGVASIAGIAGNLGQTSYAASKAGVIGFVDSLADKLEDGVTINAVAPGFIITQMTAAVPFATREVGQRLNAMAQGGLPVDVAETIAWYASPASTAVNGNVVRVCGQMMLGA
- a CDS encoding acetyl-CoA C-acetyltransferase encodes the protein MTETVRRAAVLGGNRIPFARSNGAYATASNQEMLTAALDGLVARFGLEGERLGEVAGGAVLKHSRDFNLVRESVLSTRLAPETPAIDLQQACGTGLQAINYIANKIKLGQIDSGIGGGVDTTSDAPIAISEKLRKKLIQLNNARSTKDRLAILATIRPGDIGLAVPSNGEPRTKLSMGEHQALTALEWQIAREAQDELAVASHHHLAASYDEGWQDDLITPFRGLERDNNLRADSSLEKLAKLKPVFGKGEAATMTAANSTPLTDGASAVLLGSDEWAEAHGLEVLAYFVDSEVAAVDFVNGAEGLLMAPAYAVPRMLERNGLSLQDFDFYEIHEAFASQVLSTLAAWESPVFCKERLGLDAPLGSIDRAKLNVKGSSLAAGHPFAATGGRIVANTAKLLKANGGGRALISVCAAGGQGVVAIMER
- a CDS encoding TetR/AcrR family transcriptional regulator encodes the protein MATNAPATDGRRKAAAARRKARQAEIIAATRQIFDSKGVRDVQIEEIASAVGINRAIVYRHFTGKEELFALTLVGYLEELHDAMAAAAASGSAPGEQLERIVGAFVDYGVAHPAFVDCAQALMVRPGEELLDEIAEGPLFRLGRGITSCLTVLSDTLSQGVEAGAFELSDDPVLLANALYASGLGALQLARLGILVSEVAPGIPTVGQISAAQVRSYLVRSALALVTA
- a CDS encoding TetR/AcrR family transcriptional regulator, producing the protein MSIDTTRSRRARLDQEAVLQAAEALVDRDGYDALTMTSLAAELEARVSSLYNHVANLEDLRALIQVRAMRLLGDHVRGAAMGHAGVAGLRALSHALRAFARTHPQRYAALTRPPIDREAFYAAALDAIEALAIMGRSAGLPDERLLQNAMALFACLHGFVSLEVAGYFGDLSGTNAELDLDEVYEHVIDGAVTAASLDATR